Proteins found in one Penaeus vannamei isolate JL-2024 chromosome 29, ASM4276789v1, whole genome shotgun sequence genomic segment:
- the LOC138867288 gene encoding uncharacterized protein — MHYTTPLYPQANGLVERNNRCVKDAIATLCDDAPLSWDEYVPQVWYALNAAFHRAINNQPLFLFMGHSCSYPIGLTNRVTMNEDDTSTDHLLRLLKAREVAAETSCKTRENAKYYNRKVRERKINVGSLVMRRSHDQVQGVSRALHPRILILLYCLILLFGLILLGCTL; from the exons atgcatTATACAACGCCTTTGTATCCTCAGGCGAACGGCTTGGTCGAAAGAAACAATAGATGCGTAAAAGATGCTATAGCTACTCTCTGTGACGATGCCCCCTTGTCATGGGATGAATATGTACCCCAAGTGTGGTATGCTCTTAACGCGGCTTTTCACAGAGCGATTAATAATCAACCTTTGTTCCTGTTTATGGGTCATTCATGCTCTTATCCAATTGGGCTCACCAACCGTGTTACCATGAATGAAGATGATACAAGTACCGATCATCTTCTCAGACTTCTCAAGGCTCGAGAAGTAGCAGCTGAAACTTCTTGCAAAACACGAGAAAATGCTAAATACTACAATCGTAAAGTTCGTGAACGGAAAATTAATGTCGGATCTCTCGTTATGCGACGGTCTCATGATCAAGTTCAAGGTGTTAGTCGTGCTCTGCACCCTAG GATTCTAATTCTCCTGTATTGTCTGATTCTCCTGTTCGGTTTGATTCTCCTCGGTTGCACCCTATGA